One Mycolicibacterium crocinum DNA window includes the following coding sequences:
- a CDS encoding BTAD domain-containing putative transcriptional regulator — translation MATADLGFGLLGPLHLTVGGAPVAPGTPKQRAILAMLLINRNRTVSADGLIDAVWQESPAAAVRASLHSYVSNLRRLLGGGQDVLANSPPGYRLTVADGDCDLDRFLAEKTAGLQAAAAGNFGEAGTRLSAALAQWRGPVLDDLRDFAFTEAFAAALTEDRVLVQTAHAEAEIACGRAVSAIGELEALVGEHPYREPLWVQLITAYYISERQSDALAAHRRLKRLLADDLGIDPGPTVNELNERILRQERLDVGQAAKATAVHTLTTSGSADSAVAALRDGTGQRHVLHGAVTRIGRLPDNDIVLNDPDVSRHHAVIVDTGSSLVITDVRSANGVHVQGQRLRPSTTLADGDRIVICGHEFTIEIDR, via the coding sequence CCCGTTGCACCTGACCGTTGGCGGCGCGCCAGTCGCGCCGGGCACACCGAAGCAGCGCGCGATATTGGCGATGCTGCTGATCAACCGCAACCGCACGGTCAGTGCCGACGGGCTGATCGACGCCGTGTGGCAGGAGTCGCCGGCGGCCGCGGTCCGGGCGAGCCTGCACTCCTATGTGTCGAATCTGCGTCGCCTGCTCGGCGGTGGTCAGGATGTGTTGGCGAACTCGCCGCCGGGCTATCGGCTCACCGTCGCCGACGGTGACTGCGATCTCGACCGCTTCCTCGCCGAGAAGACCGCTGGACTTCAGGCCGCCGCGGCGGGCAATTTCGGCGAGGCCGGCACGCGGCTGTCCGCGGCGCTGGCGCAGTGGCGCGGACCGGTGCTCGACGATCTGCGGGACTTCGCCTTCACCGAGGCGTTCGCCGCCGCCCTCACCGAAGACCGGGTCCTGGTGCAGACCGCGCACGCCGAGGCCGAGATCGCTTGCGGCCGAGCAGTTTCGGCGATCGGCGAGTTGGAGGCCCTGGTCGGCGAACACCCGTATCGCGAGCCGCTGTGGGTACAGCTGATCACCGCGTACTACATCAGCGAACGTCAGTCGGATGCGCTCGCCGCCCATCGCAGGCTGAAGCGGCTGCTGGCCGACGATTTGGGTATCGATCCCGGGCCGACGGTGAACGAGCTCAACGAGCGAATCCTGCGCCAGGAGCGCCTCGATGTGGGCCAGGCGGCCAAGGCGACCGCGGTGCACACCCTGACCACGTCGGGCAGCGCCGATTCTGCCGTCGCCGCCCTGCGTGACGGCACCGGTCAGCGACATGTGCTGCACGGGGCGGTCACTCGCATCGGTCGCCTGCCCGACAACGACATCGTGCTCAACGATCCCGACGTCAGCCGGCATCACGCGGTGATCGTCGACACCGGCAGCAGTTTGGTGATCACCGACGTGCGGTCGGCGAACGGCGTGCACGTTCAGGGTCAGCGGCTGCGGCCCAGCACGACGCTCGCCGACGGCGACCGAATCGTGATCTGCGGCCACGAGTTCACCATCGAAATCGATCGGTGA